The genomic stretch GTATATTCACATGGTATGGGCGCACGTAAACGACAAGACCTGGAACCATACACTAACAGAATTCTCCAAATAGAACCGCCTGATCAAAAAGTATGATCTCGACGCCATCTTCATCTCTGGTCCTGGTCATGGTGCGCCTGCAGTCCTCTCCAACAGCTTTTTGGAGGGCGTCTACTCAGAGGTGTATCCTGAAAAgagcgaggatgaagagggTATGAAACGCTTCTTCAGATCCTTCTCATTCCCTGGTGGAATTGGATCCCATGCTACGCCTGAGACGCCCGGTAGCTTACACGAGGGTGGTGAACTCGGTTATTCCATCTCCCACGCTTTCGGCGCAGTATTCGATCACCCAGATTTGATTGCACTCACAATGGTTGGCGACGGCGAATCAGAGACTGGCCCGCTGGCTACAAGCTGGCATTCCACAAAGTTCCTCAATCCGATTACTGACGGTGCTGTTTTACCCATTCTTCACTTGAACGGCTACAAGGTATGTTGTCATGATACAGTAATTCATGTTCACTTTACTCACCGCAGTTAGATCAACAATCCGACTGTTCTCGCTCGTGTAAGCCACAAGGAGCTCGAAGCACTGTTCATTGGATACGGATGGACGCCCTACTTTGTTGAAGGAAGCGACATTCCCTCCATGCATCAAGCCATGGCTGCCACTATGGAGCGATGTGTTACCAAGATCAGGGAGTACCAGAAAGAGGCGCGGGATTCGGGCAAAGCTTTCCGGCCTCGTTGGCCTATGATCATCCTCCGTACACCTAAGGGATGGACTGGACCCCGCAAGGTTGACGGAGATCATTTCTTGGAGGGCTTCTGGCGTGCACATCAGGTTCCTCTCACCAATGTCCTCAAAGACAAGTCGCAGCTCAAGCTCCTCGAGGAGTGGATGCGTGGATATGGGCCCGACAAGCACTTTGACGAGAACGGCAAGCTCATTCCCGAGCTTCGAGAGTTGGCACCGACCGGTAACAGGAGGATGAGCGCTAACCCAGTTACAAACGGTGGCGCGATCCGACGCAAGCTCCATGTTCCTGACTTCCGTAATTACTCTGTCGAGGTCACGAAGGGAGGTGTTGCAAAGATGGGTAGCATGGCAAACTTCGCTGCCTTCCTGCGTGATGTGATCAGGGACAACCCGAAGGATTTCCGCCTCTTTGGTCCTGATGAGACTCAGTCCAACAAGCTAGACAAGGTCTACGAAGCGGGAAAGAAAGTCTGGCTGGCTGACTACTTTGAAGAAGACAAGGATGGCGGTAATCTGGTTCACGATGGACGTGTGATGGAAATGCTGTCCGAGCATACGGTAGAGGTGAGTAGGCAATCAAATTCCGAAGACATATTGCTAACTTTAATAGGGATGGCTAGAAGGCTACATTCTATCTGGACGACACGGCTTGCTGAACAGCTACGAGCCTTTCATTCACATCATCGACTCCATGGTCAACCAGCACTGCAAGTGGATCGAAAAGTGTCTCGAAGTGGAGTGGAGGCAGAAGATTGCTTCGCTCAACATCCTACTCACATCGACCGTATGGCGTCAAGACCACAACGGTTTCACCCATCAGGATCCTGGTAAGGAGGACCCACTTCAATCTTGCCAGCACATTCTCTAATGCATACCCAGGTTTCCTCGACGTCGTAGCCAACAAGAGCCCCGAGGTCGTCCGCATCTACCTTCCACCCGACGCCAACTGCCTCCTCTCAACCATGAACCACTGTCTCCGCAGCGAAAACTACGTCAATGTAATCGTAGCTGACAAGCAAGAACACCTCCAGTTCCTCACCATGGAACAGGCCATTGCCCACTGCACAAAAGGTGTCGGCATTTGGGAGTGGGCCAGCAACGACAGCGGTGCAGAACCAGACATCGTCATGGCATCTTGTGGTGACGTGTCCACGCATGAATCCCTGGCTGCCACCGCACTCCTCCGCACACACCTCCCCGACCTAAAGATCCGCTTCGTGAACGTAGTCGACTTGTTCAAGCTCATCGACGATGGCCAGCACCCCCACGGCCTCAAGGCGCACGAGTACAAGGCCATCTTCACAGACGACGTACCCTGTATCTTCAACTTCCATTCGTACCCCTGGTTGGTTCACCGCCTTACCTACGGCCGTAAGGGCCAGCAGAACTTGCTCGTCCGCGGTTACAGGGAGAAGGGTAACATCGATACACCGCTTGAGCTGGCTATTCGGAACGGCACTGATCGCTTTAGTCTGGCGATTGATGCGCTGGATAAGATCAGGAATCTGGGCAATAGGGGTGCGGCGACGAGGGAGAAGCTGCTGGATGAGCAGATCAAGGCGAAGAATTATGCATATCATGAGGGTATTGATCCGTCATGGACG from Pyrenophora tritici-repentis strain M4 chromosome 1, whole genome shotgun sequence encodes the following:
- a CDS encoding Phosphoketolase is translated as MDAMAAKAPADPETVSEDVEHLSLSAYGPARASITEHPLSDDEVRKMTDYFHASLYMCLGMIYLRRNPLLREPLTLDHIKRRLLGHWGSDAGQSFTYIHMNRLIKKYDLDAIFISGPGHGAPAVLSNSFLEGVYSEVYPEKSEDEEGMKRFFRSFSFPGGIGSHATPETPGSLHEGGELGYSISHAFGAVFDHPDLIALTMVGDGESETGPLATSWHSTKFLNPITDGAVLPILHLNGYKINNPTVLARVSHKELEALFIGYGWTPYFVEGSDIPSMHQAMAATMERCVTKIREYQKEARDSGKAFRPRWPMIILRTPKGWTGPRKVDGDHFLEGFWRAHQVPLTNVLKDKSQLKLLEEWMRGYGPDKHFDENGKLIPELRELAPTGNRRMSANPVTNGGAIRRKLHVPDFRNYSVEVTKGGVAKMGSMANFAAFLRDVIRDNPKDFRLFGPDETQSNKLDKVYEAGKKVWLADYFEEDKDGGNLVHDGRVMEMLSEHTVEGWLEGYILSGRHGLLNSYEPFIHIIDSMVNQHCKWIEKCLEVEWRQKIASLNILLTSTVWRQDHNGFTHQDPGFLDVVANKSPEVVRIYLPPDANCLLSTMNHCLRSENYVNVIVADKQEHLQFLTMEQAIAHCTKGVGIWEWASNDSGAEPDIVMASCGDVSTHESLAATALLRTHLPDLKIRFVNVVDLFKLIDDGQHPHGLKAHEYKAIFTDDVPCIFNFHSYPWLVHRLTYGRKGQQNLLVRGYREKGNIDTPLELAIRNGTDRFSLAIDALDKIRNLGNRGAATREKLLDEQIKAKNYAYHEGIDPSWTEEWVWPF